A single window of Granulicella mallensis MP5ACTX8 DNA harbors:
- a CDS encoding DUF3224 domain-containing protein, which produces MKQAKGMFEVKIAPAEASAIGKEGGVGRMTIDKVFSGELEGTSKGEMLTGITESTGAMAYVAIECVTGKLDGRAGSFVLMHNATMNKNDPKSSHLQVVVVPGSGTEGLGGLTGTLAITIEAGKHFYDFEYELA; this is translated from the coding sequence ATGAAGCAGGCAAAGGGAATGTTTGAGGTGAAGATCGCTCCTGCCGAGGCGTCGGCTATCGGAAAAGAGGGCGGAGTCGGACGGATGACGATCGACAAGGTGTTTTCAGGGGAGCTGGAAGGGACCAGCAAGGGCGAGATGCTGACCGGGATCACGGAGAGCACGGGAGCGATGGCTTATGTCGCGATCGAATGTGTCACTGGCAAGCTCGACGGCCGCGCTGGGAGCTTCGTTCTAATGCACAATGCCACGATGAACAAGAATGACCCGAAGTCGAGCCATCTGCAGGTTGTCGTGGTGCCGGGGTCGGGGACGGAAGGTCTCGGTGGATTGACCGGGACGCTGGCGATCACGATAGAGGCCGGTAAGCATTTCTACGATTTTGAGTATGAGCTGGCGTAG
- a CDS encoding rod shape-determining protein, which yields MSSKNFQSRTSRVSNMRSIFSLFSSDLAIDLGTANTLVFAHGKGIIVNEPSIIAVNRVTGEVEAVGKEAKEMLGRTPGNIIAIKPMKDGVIADFKQTEKMLNYFIQKAHNRKMMVHPRIVIGVPSEITQVEKRAVMDSAYRAKASEVHLVEQAMVAAIGAGLPITEPGGNMVVDIGGGTTDIAVISLAGIVYSRSVRMAGNQMDEAVMTYLKRKYNLLVGERTAEQIKIELGSAFPLDKPLTMEIKGRNLIEGVPKTITIEDSEIREALGECIATIMNAIRVALERTPPELSADISDRGIVLTGGGALIKNLDRRIREETGLPVSIADDPLASVVLGTGKMLSDFRLLRKISID from the coding sequence ATGTCATCGAAGAACTTTCAGTCGCGTACATCGCGCGTGAGCAACATGCGCTCTATCTTCTCGCTCTTCTCCAGCGATCTGGCGATCGATCTTGGGACGGCGAACACCCTCGTCTTCGCGCACGGTAAGGGCATCATTGTGAACGAGCCTTCGATAATCGCCGTCAACCGCGTGACGGGCGAGGTGGAGGCTGTGGGTAAGGAAGCCAAGGAGATGCTGGGCCGAACTCCCGGCAACATCATCGCGATCAAGCCGATGAAGGATGGCGTGATCGCCGACTTCAAGCAGACCGAGAAGATGTTGAACTACTTCATCCAGAAGGCGCACAACCGCAAGATGATGGTGCATCCGCGCATCGTCATCGGCGTGCCGAGCGAGATTACGCAGGTGGAAAAACGCGCGGTTATGGACTCCGCCTATCGCGCCAAGGCCAGCGAAGTGCATCTCGTAGAGCAGGCGATGGTGGCCGCGATTGGCGCGGGTCTGCCGATCACTGAGCCCGGCGGCAACATGGTCGTCGACATCGGTGGCGGAACGACGGACATTGCGGTGATCTCGCTTGCGGGCATCGTCTACTCGCGCTCGGTTCGCATGGCCGGCAACCAGATGGACGAAGCCGTGATGACCTACCTGAAGCGCAAGTACAACCTGCTGGTAGGCGAGCGCACGGCGGAGCAGATCAAGATCGAACTCGGTTCGGCGTTCCCGCTGGACAAGCCGCTGACGATGGAGATCAAGGGCCGCAACCTCATCGAGGGCGTGCCGAAGACCATCACCATTGAGGATTCGGAGATTCGCGAGGCGCTCGGCGAGTGCATTGCGACGATCATGAATGCGATTCGTGTGGCGCTGGAGCGGACTCCGCCTGAGCTGTCGGCGGACATCTCCGACCGTGGCATCGTGCTGACGGGTGGTGGTGCACTGATTAAGAACCTCGACCGCCGTATTCGCGAAGAGACTGGACTGCCCGTTTCGATTGCGGACGATCCGCTTGCCAGCGTGGTGTTGGGAACAGGCAAGATGCTGTCGGATTTCCGGTTGCTGCGGAAGATCTCGATCGACTAA
- the ald gene encoding alanine dehydrogenase: MIIGVPKEVKDHESRVGITPAGVRALVDAGHKVLVEHNAGHLSSFPDDEYQAVGAEIVGEASAVWGLADMVVKVKEPVAKEYGYFREGLVLFTYLHLAPLKELTDTLLAKKVTGIAYETVRDRAGSLPLLTPMSEVAGRLSVQVGAAYLEKEHGGRGVLLGGVPGVPPGNVCIIGGGIVGTNAAKIALGMGAKVTLVDLNLNRLRELDDIFSGRVYTLASNAYNVERAVCEADLVIGGVLIPGAAAPKLVTKTMVSRMKKGAVIVDVAIDQGGCIETARPTTHSDPSYEVDGVVHYCVTNMPAAVPNTSTLALTNATFPYVMKLAKLGAKAAILEDAGIAEGVNTYEGHLTYKAVAEGQERAFTPISQLLSK; this comes from the coding sequence ATGATAATTGGCGTTCCCAAAGAAGTAAAAGACCATGAGAGCCGTGTAGGCATCACCCCAGCAGGCGTAAGAGCTCTCGTCGATGCTGGCCACAAGGTGCTCGTCGAGCACAATGCCGGGCACCTCTCCTCGTTTCCCGACGACGAATACCAGGCCGTCGGCGCCGAGATCGTCGGCGAAGCCTCCGCCGTCTGGGGCCTGGCCGACATGGTCGTTAAGGTCAAAGAGCCGGTCGCCAAGGAGTATGGCTACTTCCGCGAAGGCCTCGTGCTCTTCACCTATCTGCATCTCGCTCCCCTCAAGGAGCTCACCGATACCCTGCTCGCCAAGAAGGTCACCGGCATCGCCTATGAGACCGTCCGCGACCGTGCCGGCTCACTTCCGCTTCTGACCCCCATGTCCGAGGTCGCAGGCCGCCTCTCTGTACAGGTCGGTGCAGCCTATCTTGAGAAAGAGCACGGCGGACGCGGTGTCCTGCTGGGCGGCGTCCCCGGCGTTCCTCCGGGCAACGTCTGCATCATCGGCGGCGGCATCGTCGGCACCAACGCGGCAAAGATCGCCCTCGGCATGGGAGCGAAGGTCACTCTCGTCGACCTGAACCTCAACCGCCTCCGCGAGCTGGACGACATCTTCTCCGGCCGCGTCTACACCCTGGCCTCGAACGCCTATAACGTCGAACGCGCGGTCTGCGAAGCTGACCTCGTCATCGGCGGCGTCCTGATCCCCGGTGCGGCCGCACCGAAGCTCGTCACCAAGACCATGGTCTCCAGGATGAAGAAGGGCGCGGTCATCGTCGACGTCGCCATCGACCAGGGCGGCTGCATCGAGACGGCGCGGCCCACCACGCACTCCGATCCCAGCTATGAGGTCGACGGTGTCGTCCACTACTGCGTCACCAATATGCCTGCGGCCGTGCCGAACACCAGCACACTCGCCCTGACCAACGCGACCTTCCCTTACGTCATGAAGCTCGCAAAACTTGGCGCGAAGGCAGCTATCCTCGAAGATGCAGGCATCGCGGAAGGCGTCAACACCTACGAGGGGCACCTGACCTACAAGGCCGTTGCCGAAGGCCAGGAACGCGCGTTCACCCCTATCTCCCAGCTCCTCTCGAAGTAG
- a CDS encoding sensor histidine kinase has product MGTAAGRRKALVIGLGVCLLLLFLVLATLNAFNLNFLNPGSPLQTLIFIALSTLAFLLFMGVLVLLVRNVLKIYADQRSRVLGTRLRTRMLWGAVLVSLAPLVFMFAFSYLLMNRAVDRWFSQPVTQMRDDANRMAVELFHYAALNSRSEADSIAAALSDSSIGAQEKPTPAELAKVARVLQNHELTLQGGFAILYRNGQVVTSFQLPNFKAGHIELKSLQPAETETDENPNQKPVVYVTPLQGAGLQTILATAQRSDDPIYSVNGTDYTLATAGLKLGGIVLVALPIPPGISTTTVRLHSAADAYWVLFRERRQVRNLYMGYLLLMTGLALFVCCWLALYLSKQVTRPVESLADAMEAIAAGDYAHRVSASATEELGELVDSFNAMASDLESARSVADQSTAQLSELNAALQARRTELETIIETIPNGVVTLSADRHIVLANRAFSEMLDPGGQKHFIGAALGEVFPPEIVESLDRLLRRAHRMGDASAEIQMTSASRILHLSTTVALLESRSTAEREHLGYVLVLEDITQLLHAQKQSAWKEVARRVAHEIKNPLTPISLNAELIHRHIVRLVPELTEHGVESRSPAIIQRSSEVITSSVETMRSLVDQFSALAEFPSSRPHPADLNMIVENSLALFAGRLGNIRVTRELSPRLPLVLADPEALKRALSNLIDNAAEAMQESLLRELHITTRLLDSGLVELVIADTGPGLTDEMRERLFLPYFSTKQRGTGLGLSIAAKIVQEHQGTIRAEKNVPAGARFIIELRPPAFRDNDSGETPMQGPAEAPTEAIERTYKGATV; this is encoded by the coding sequence ATGGGAACAGCAGCAGGCCGACGCAAGGCGCTCGTCATCGGGCTAGGCGTCTGCCTGCTGTTGCTGTTTCTGGTGCTCGCTACCCTCAACGCGTTCAATCTCAATTTTCTGAACCCGGGCTCGCCCCTTCAGACGCTGATCTTCATCGCGCTCTCGACCCTCGCCTTTCTGCTCTTCATGGGCGTTCTGGTGCTGTTGGTCCGCAATGTACTGAAGATCTATGCCGACCAGCGCAGCCGCGTACTCGGCACCCGCCTGCGCACGCGCATGCTGTGGGGAGCGGTCCTCGTCTCTCTGGCTCCTCTGGTTTTCATGTTCGCCTTCAGCTATCTGCTGATGAACCGCGCCGTCGACCGCTGGTTCTCCCAGCCCGTCACCCAGATGCGCGACGACGCCAACCGCATGGCCGTCGAGCTCTTTCACTATGCCGCGCTGAACTCCCGCTCCGAAGCCGACTCGATCGCGGCCGCGCTCTCCGACTCTTCCATCGGAGCCCAGGAAAAGCCGACCCCCGCTGAACTCGCCAAGGTCGCTCGCGTCCTGCAAAATCACGAGTTGACCCTGCAGGGCGGCTTCGCCATCCTCTACCGCAACGGCCAGGTGGTCACCTCGTTTCAACTGCCGAACTTCAAGGCAGGCCATATCGAGCTCAAATCGCTGCAACCGGCTGAAACCGAGACCGACGAAAACCCCAACCAAAAGCCCGTCGTCTACGTAACCCCGCTCCAGGGAGCGGGGCTGCAGACCATCCTGGCTACAGCACAGCGCAGCGACGATCCGATCTACAGCGTGAACGGCACCGACTACACGCTGGCGACCGCAGGGCTCAAGCTCGGTGGCATCGTGCTCGTGGCGCTGCCCATTCCTCCCGGCATCTCCACCACCACCGTACGTCTGCACTCTGCTGCCGACGCCTACTGGGTCCTCTTCCGCGAGCGCCGCCAGGTGCGCAACCTCTACATGGGTTACCTGTTACTCATGACCGGGCTCGCGCTCTTCGTGTGCTGCTGGCTGGCGCTCTACCTCAGCAAACAGGTCACCCGGCCGGTAGAGTCGCTCGCCGACGCGATGGAGGCCATCGCCGCCGGCGACTACGCGCACCGCGTCAGCGCCTCGGCCACCGAAGAACTCGGTGAGCTTGTCGACAGCTTCAACGCGATGGCCTCCGATCTCGAATCCGCACGGTCCGTCGCGGACCAATCCACGGCCCAGCTCTCCGAACTGAACGCCGCGCTGCAGGCCCGGCGAACGGAGCTCGAGACCATCATCGAGACGATCCCCAACGGCGTCGTCACCCTCTCCGCCGACCGCCACATCGTCCTCGCCAATCGCGCCTTCTCAGAGATGCTTGACCCTGGCGGACAGAAGCACTTCATCGGTGCGGCGCTGGGTGAGGTCTTCCCCCCCGAGATCGTGGAGTCGCTCGACCGCCTGCTGCGCCGGGCGCACCGCATGGGCGACGCCTCCGCCGAGATCCAGATGACCTCGGCCTCGCGCATCCTGCACCTCTCCACCACCGTCGCGCTGCTCGAGAGCCGCTCCACCGCCGAACGCGAGCACCTGGGTTATGTACTCGTGCTGGAAGACATCACCCAGCTCCTGCACGCCCAGAAGCAAAGCGCCTGGAAAGAGGTAGCGCGGCGAGTCGCACACGAGATCAAGAATCCCCTCACTCCCATCTCTCTCAACGCCGAGCTGATCCATCGCCACATCGTGCGGCTGGTTCCAGAGCTCACGGAGCACGGAGTCGAGTCGCGCTCTCCGGCCATCATCCAGCGCTCCTCCGAGGTCATCACCTCCTCTGTCGAGACGATGCGCTCGCTGGTCGATCAGTTCTCCGCCCTCGCCGAGTTCCCCAGCTCGCGCCCGCACCCCGCCGATCTGAACATGATCGTCGAGAACTCCCTGGCACTCTTCGCCGGCCGTCTCGGCAACATCCGGGTGACGCGGGAACTATCGCCGCGCCTGCCCCTGGTGCTGGCCGATCCCGAAGCCCTCAAGCGCGCTCTCTCCAACCTGATCGACAATGCCGCCGAAGCCATGCAGGAGAGCCTCCTGCGCGAGCTGCACATCACCACCCGCCTGCTCGACTCCGGCCTGGTCGAGCTCGTCATCGCGGACACCGGCCCGGGCCTCACCGACGAGATGCGGGAGCGCCTCTTCCTCCCCTACTTCTCGACCAAGCAGCGTGGCACCGGGCTGGGCCTCTCTATCGCCGCCAAGATCGTGCAGGAGCATCAGGGTACGATTCGTGCAGAGAAGAACGTACCGGCAGGAGCTCGCTTCATCATCGAACTGCGCCCCCCGGCCTTCCGGGATAATGATTCAGGCGAGACGCCCATGCAGGGGCCAGCCGAAGCCCCCACCGAGGCTATAGAGCGTACCTACAAAGGAGCTACCGTTTGA
- a CDS encoding sigma-54-dependent transcriptional regulator — protein MNHVLIVDDEADIRDSLEAILREEDYAITTAGTAREALELVRDADYQAVLLDIWLPDSDGLDVLAQIRGESGSDQRASAPEVIMISGHGTIEAAVRATKLGAYDFLEKPLSLDRTLLVLRNAIKAHQLREDNQEFARQLAAKGSVTGQSVPLKALRQQIKLMAPTNGRVLIFGESGTGKELIARAMHAESLRHDRVFVELNCAAIPEDFIETELFGYRHGAGPGGPNQPTEKRGTFERADGGTLFLDEVGDMSLKTQAKVLRALDEQRFYPVGASTPVHVDARVIAATNKDLEEEIARGNFREDLFYRLNVIPFFVPPLRDRKEDIPLLAREFLQEFGQQYGRPRVEISDSALTQLKQYHWPGNVRELRNVIERVLILNPKAQRIETKHLPMLVQRTDGRPASSNREEFTTLLQAREAYERDYILKELDRSHGNVTRAAESLGLERSHLYRKMKTLGISMGE, from the coding sequence TTGAATCACGTCCTCATCGTCGACGACGAAGCCGATATCCGCGATTCGCTCGAAGCCATCCTCCGGGAGGAGGACTACGCCATCACAACGGCAGGCACCGCCAGGGAGGCGCTCGAACTGGTGCGCGACGCCGACTACCAGGCCGTGCTCCTCGACATCTGGCTGCCCGACAGCGACGGACTCGACGTGCTCGCCCAGATTCGCGGCGAGTCCGGCTCCGACCAGCGCGCCAGCGCGCCCGAGGTCATCATGATCTCCGGCCACGGCACCATCGAGGCCGCCGTGCGCGCCACCAAGCTAGGGGCCTACGACTTCCTTGAAAAGCCGCTCTCGCTGGATCGCACGCTGCTGGTGCTGCGCAACGCGATCAAGGCGCATCAACTCCGCGAAGACAACCAGGAGTTTGCCCGGCAGCTTGCAGCCAAGGGCTCGGTCACCGGGCAATCCGTGCCGCTGAAGGCTCTGCGCCAGCAGATCAAGCTCATGGCTCCAACCAACGGCCGCGTGCTCATCTTCGGCGAATCGGGCACAGGCAAGGAACTCATTGCCCGCGCCATGCACGCGGAGTCCCTGCGCCACGACCGCGTCTTCGTCGAACTCAACTGCGCAGCCATTCCCGAAGACTTCATCGAGACGGAGCTCTTCGGCTATCGCCACGGAGCAGGCCCCGGCGGCCCCAATCAGCCCACCGAAAAACGGGGCACCTTCGAGCGTGCGGACGGCGGAACACTCTTTCTCGACGAAGTCGGCGACATGAGCCTGAAGACCCAGGCCAAGGTGCTGCGCGCCCTCGACGAACAACGCTTCTACCCCGTCGGTGCCTCGACGCCGGTACACGTGGACGCCCGCGTCATCGCCGCCACCAACAAGGACCTCGAAGAGGAGATCGCCCGCGGCAACTTCCGCGAAGACCTCTTCTATCGCCTCAACGTCATTCCGTTCTTCGTTCCACCGCTGCGTGACCGCAAGGAAGACATTCCCTTGCTGGCACGCGAGTTCCTGCAGGAGTTCGGCCAACAGTACGGCAGGCCGCGCGTCGAGATCTCCGACAGCGCGCTGACGCAACTGAAGCAATATCACTGGCCCGGCAACGTGCGCGAGCTACGCAACGTCATCGAGCGCGTACTGATCCTGAATCCCAAGGCCCAGCGCATCGAAACCAAGCACCTCCCCATGCTGGTGCAGCGGACCGACGGAAGACCGGCCAGCAGCAATCGCGAGGAGTTCACAACCCTGCTGCAGGCTCGCGAGGCTTACGAGCGCGACTACATTCTGAAGGAGCTCGACCGCTCACACGGCAATGTCACCCGCGCCGCCGAATCCCTGGGCCTCGAACGCTCCCACCTCTACCGCAAGATGAAGACTTTAGGCATCTCGATGGGAGAATAA
- a CDS encoding epimerase: MRILIPGGSGQVGTLLARHLHTSGHDVTVLSRHPQPSPWPTLPWDGLTRGPWVAEVDRSDAVIHLSGRSVNCRYTPENRRQIFDSRVKPTLLLGEVIAASPTPPKLWMNASTSTFYRNAVDEPQDEYTGELGDLPSQRGTHEPADLPETWSFSVDVAHQWEQALAAVPTPRTRKIRLRSSMVMSSDAGGVFSVFSKLARLGLGGTQGSGRQFVSWMHDIDYCRATDLLLEHPEITDETEGVVNMTAPEPLPNREFLRILRQAWGQSLGLPATKWMLEIGAMAMRTETELILKSRRVAPAVLLKHGFEFSFPTWPEAATNLVTRLKRAV, from the coding sequence ATGCGCATCCTCATTCCCGGCGGCTCCGGACAAGTCGGCACCCTCCTCGCTCGCCACCTGCACACCTCAGGCCACGACGTCACCGTCCTCTCCCGCCATCCCCAGCCCAGCCCCTGGCCAACGCTTCCGTGGGACGGCCTCACCCGCGGCCCCTGGGTCGCGGAGGTCGACCGCAGCGATGCGGTCATCCATCTCTCCGGACGCTCCGTCAACTGCCGCTACACCCCTGAGAACCGCAGACAGATCTTCGACTCGCGCGTGAAGCCCACCTTGCTGCTCGGCGAAGTCATCGCCGCCTCGCCCACTCCGCCGAAGCTCTGGATGAACGCCAGCACCAGCACCTTCTATCGCAACGCCGTTGACGAGCCTCAGGACGAGTACACCGGCGAACTCGGCGATCTGCCCAGCCAGCGCGGCACACACGAACCCGCCGACCTGCCCGAGACATGGTCGTTCTCCGTCGATGTCGCGCACCAGTGGGAGCAGGCCCTGGCCGCCGTTCCCACCCCTCGCACCCGCAAGATCCGCCTGCGCTCCTCGATGGTGATGAGCTCCGACGCAGGCGGCGTCTTCTCCGTCTTCTCGAAGCTGGCGCGCCTCGGCCTCGGCGGAACCCAGGGTTCGGGCAGGCAATTTGTTTCGTGGATGCACGACATCGACTACTGCCGCGCTACCGACCTGCTGCTGGAACATCCCGAGATCACCGACGAAACCGAAGGAGTGGTCAACATGACCGCACCGGAGCCCCTGCCGAACCGCGAGTTCCTGCGCATCCTCCGCCAGGCCTGGGGACAGTCCCTCGGCCTCCCCGCAACAAAATGGATGCTCGAGATCGGCGCGATGGCGATGCGTACGGAGACAGAGCTTATCCTCAAGAGCCGTCGAGTCGCTCCCGCAGTCCTGCTCAAGCATGGCTTCGAGTTCAGCTTCCCCACCTGGCCGGAGGCTGCAACTAACCTCGTCACTCGCTTGAAGAGGGCTGTCTGA
- a CDS encoding GNAT family N-acetyltransferase — protein sequence MIGLLRSLLGVPELKTARLRLVAMTPAMLEADAARDGSLEGLIRAEVTAEWPPVEWETYVLATIFSHSAASPSSLGWRRYTLLPMENGRRRLIGCVGGFPKADGVVEIGYSTLPSFQRRGFGSEAASALVEWLLQQDGIRAVTAQAYCGKVESIKVMERCGMVYVGEGDEPGTVRYRRVR from the coding sequence ATGATTGGTCTCCTGCGGAGCCTGCTAGGGGTCCCGGAGTTGAAGACGGCGCGGCTGCGGCTGGTTGCGATGACGCCCGCCATGCTTGAAGCGGATGCGGCGCGAGACGGCAGCCTGGAAGGGCTGATTCGCGCTGAGGTGACTGCGGAGTGGCCGCCGGTCGAGTGGGAGACTTATGTGCTGGCGACGATCTTTTCGCACTCTGCGGCGTCGCCCTCGTCTCTGGGCTGGCGGCGCTATACGCTTCTGCCGATGGAGAACGGCAGGCGAAGATTGATCGGCTGTGTAGGGGGATTTCCGAAGGCCGATGGGGTGGTCGAAATCGGCTACTCGACACTGCCTTCGTTTCAGCGCAGGGGGTTCGGCAGCGAGGCTGCGTCGGCGCTGGTGGAGTGGCTGTTGCAGCAGGACGGCATACGGGCTGTGACCGCGCAGGCGTATTGCGGCAAGGTGGAGTCGATCAAGGTGATGGAGCGTTGCGGCATGGTCTATGTGGGTGAAGGCGATGAACCGGGGACTGTGCGGTATCGGCGGGTGCGGTAG
- the era gene encoding GTPase Era, whose product MALRSGFISIIGRPNAGKSTLLNALLGQKLAIVTHKPQTTRTRIQGVLELPVRKKTKTDGGRPASQIVLVDTPGVHKPETQLDKRMMQEVHDALESRDVVWFIVDVTHRLPEPKKLLTSEEFAEARKIRTLGQHRRALSKAEDDFALQLVKKLDCPVILVLNKIDALPKSALLPLIAHWTSLHEFADVIPISAKKNDGLELLLDKSARLLPEGQRYFPKDQLTDQPERFLVAELIREKILLLTGEEVPYAAAVVIERFEEPASLKKTKDGKLPVTKIAAAIFVERNGQKAIIIGNQGSMLKKIGSTARKDIESMLGTRVFLELFVKVQEEWRASRGFIEDLDWRRQLEQIAEKQHRNNKLADSRNGISEFDGSEFGASDSEDEG is encoded by the coding sequence ATGGCACTTCGCTCCGGATTCATCTCGATCATCGGGCGCCCCAATGCGGGCAAGTCGACGCTGTTGAACGCTCTGCTCGGGCAAAAGCTCGCGATCGTCACCCACAAGCCGCAGACCACACGCACGCGCATCCAGGGCGTGCTGGAGCTGCCGGTACGCAAGAAGACCAAGACCGACGGAGGACGTCCCGCGTCGCAGATCGTGCTGGTCGATACCCCCGGAGTTCACAAGCCCGAGACTCAGCTCGACAAGCGCATGATGCAGGAGGTCCACGACGCGCTGGAGTCTCGCGATGTCGTGTGGTTTATCGTCGATGTGACGCACCGTCTGCCTGAACCCAAAAAGCTGCTGACGAGCGAAGAGTTTGCCGAGGCCCGCAAGATCCGTACCCTGGGCCAGCATCGCCGTGCCCTGTCCAAGGCCGAAGACGACTTTGCGCTGCAACTGGTGAAGAAACTCGACTGCCCCGTCATCCTGGTGCTGAACAAGATCGACGCGCTGCCCAAGAGCGCGCTGCTACCCCTGATCGCGCACTGGACCTCGCTGCATGAGTTCGCGGACGTGATCCCGATCTCGGCGAAGAAGAACGATGGATTGGAGCTGCTGCTGGATAAGTCGGCGAGGCTTCTGCCGGAGGGACAGCGTTACTTCCCAAAGGACCAGCTTACCGACCAGCCGGAGCGCTTCCTGGTTGCGGAGCTGATTCGCGAGAAGATCCTGCTGCTCACGGGCGAAGAGGTTCCGTATGCGGCGGCGGTGGTGATCGAGCGCTTCGAGGAGCCGGCGTCGCTGAAGAAGACCAAGGACGGCAAGCTGCCGGTGACGAAGATTGCCGCGGCCATCTTCGTGGAGCGCAACGGTCAGAAGGCGATCATCATCGGCAACCAGGGCTCGATGCTGAAGAAGATCGGTTCTACCGCACGCAAAGATATCGAATCGATGCTGGGAACGCGGGTCTTTCTGGAGTTGTTTGTGAAGGTGCAGGAGGAGTGGCGCGCTTCGCGCGGCTTCATCGAAGACCTGGACTGGCGGCGGCAGTTGGAGCAGATCGCGGAGAAGCAGCATCGCAACAATAAGCTGGCGGATAGCCGCAACGGGATCTCGGAGTTCGATGGTTCGGAGTTCGGGGCTTCGGATTCAGAGGACGAGGGATGA
- a CDS encoding hemolysin family protein — protein MNWIFGTSIFGLLCLLALSAYIDRIYFEMGKFLSREYAENIDAWENNVEPKLLLGRESAAMSASVLRQIALGALAFLLAMRLHGSAGGHSLVEISRAVFELVLVLLFFDRLLPQLFFTRTRGEWVAPITPIVQALFYLVLPVTLMIGLLLSIAGLAEPEVEVEEHASEAMDALLEAGEEEGVLDEEDRELVRSVVEFGDKVVREVMTPRPEMFAVPGTMSLEEFTAQVNEHGFSRVPVYAGSIDEITGIAFARDLLGVKDSEAEERKVAELQRPAEFVPESKKVNELLREMQGQKQHMGIVIDEYGGVAGLVTIEDLLEAIVGNIEDEHDAPAEDEPVEESDGAFLVSGSFEVSRLRELFGESLQARASSEDGATEDEPAAEDFLPQLLTGYEATTVGGLVSEIAGHIPLPGEVVEDGPLRLEVIASTDRLVERVRVCLAGSQTASEPE, from the coding sequence ATGAACTGGATCTTCGGGACTTCGATCTTCGGACTGCTCTGCCTGCTGGCGCTCTCGGCTTATATCGACCGTATTTATTTTGAGATGGGCAAGTTCCTCTCGCGTGAGTACGCCGAGAACATCGACGCCTGGGAGAACAACGTAGAGCCCAAGCTCCTGCTGGGGCGGGAGTCGGCGGCGATGTCGGCCTCCGTGCTGCGCCAGATTGCGTTGGGTGCCCTGGCCTTTCTGCTGGCGATGCGCCTGCATGGAAGTGCCGGTGGACATAGCCTGGTGGAGATCTCCCGCGCGGTCTTTGAGCTGGTCCTGGTGCTGCTCTTCTTCGACCGCCTGCTGCCGCAACTCTTCTTTACCCGCACGCGAGGGGAGTGGGTTGCGCCCATTACCCCGATTGTGCAGGCTCTCTTCTACCTCGTATTGCCAGTGACGCTGATGATCGGCCTGCTGCTCTCTATCGCAGGTCTGGCCGAGCCGGAGGTCGAGGTGGAGGAGCATGCCAGCGAGGCGATGGATGCCCTGCTCGAGGCCGGTGAAGAAGAGGGTGTGCTGGATGAAGAGGACCGGGAGCTGGTGCGCAGCGTCGTGGAGTTTGGCGACAAGGTGGTGCGCGAGGTGATGACGCCGCGGCCGGAGATGTTTGCCGTGCCGGGAACGATGTCTCTCGAAGAGTTCACGGCCCAGGTCAACGAGCACGGGTTTTCGCGAGTGCCTGTCTATGCCGGTTCGATCGACGAGATCACAGGCATTGCCTTTGCGCGTGATCTGCTCGGCGTGAAGGACAGCGAGGCGGAAGAGCGCAAGGTGGCTGAATTGCAGCGTCCGGCGGAGTTTGTGCCGGAGAGCAAGAAGGTGAACGAACTGCTCCGCGAGATGCAGGGGCAGAAGCAGCATATGGGCATCGTGATCGATGAGTACGGCGGCGTTGCCGGGCTGGTGACGATCGAAGACCTGCTGGAGGCCATCGTCGGCAATATCGAGGATGAGCACGATGCCCCGGCGGAGGACGAGCCGGTAGAGGAGTCGGATGGTGCGTTTCTGGTCTCCGGCAGCTTCGAGGTGAGCCGGCTGCGTGAGCTCTTTGGGGAGAGCCTGCAAGCGCGGGCTAGCTCGGAGGATGGAGCCACGGAGGACGAGCCAGCGGCGGAGGATTTTCTGCCGCAGCTGTTGACGGGCTACGAGGCGACGACGGTGGGTGGGCTGGTGAGCGAGATTGCCGGACATATTCCGCTGCCTGGCGAGGTGGTCGAGGATGGGCCACTGCGGCTGGAGGTGATTGCCTCGACAGACCGGCTGGTGGAGCGGGTGCGGGTTTGTCTGGCAGGGTCGCAGACGGCTAGTGAGCCGGAGTAG